The Pseudomonas nunensis genome includes the window GTGGCCGGCGAAGTCGTGGCCATCGGCAAAGGCGTCAGTGAGTTTGTGCTGGGCGACAAGGTCTGCGCCCTGACCAACGGCGGCGGCTACGCGCAATATTGCGTCGCCCCGGCCAGCCAGACGTTGCCGATCCCCGACGGCATGGACTGGATTCAGGCCGCCGCCATCCCGGAAACCTTCTTCACGGTCTGGGCCAACCTGTTCGAAATGGGCGGCGCGAGCAAAGGCCAGCGTGCCTTGATTCACGGCGGCACCAGCGGCATCGGCACCACCGCGCTGATGCTCTGCCGCGAGTTCGGCGTTGAAGCATTCGCCACCGCTGGCAGCGAAGAAAAGTGCGAGGCGATTCGCAAGCTCGGGGCCAAGGCGATCAACTACCGCGATCAGGATTTCGCCCAGGTCATCGCCGAGAAAACCGGCGGCAAAGGCGTCAACGTGATCCTCGACATCATGGGTGGCTCGTACTTCAACAACAACGTGGCCGCGCTGGCGATGGAAGGCCGACTGGTGATGCTCGGCTTCCTCGGCGGCGCTCACGCCGACGGCGTCGACTTGCTGGCGATCATGGCCAAGCGCGCGATCATCACCGGCTCACTGCTGCGCTCGCGCACCCGGGAAGAGAAAGCCGCCATCGCCCAAGGGTTGTACGAATACGTCTGGCCGGTGCTGTCCGCCGGGCGTTGCCTGCCAATGATCGACAGGGTCTACCCGTTCACCGACGCCGCGCAGGCTCATGCGCGGATGGAAGCAGGCGATCACATCGGCAAGATCGTGTTGCAGATGAACTGACATTCAACGCGTCTCCCCTGCCCGGTTTCTGACCTTCAGAACCCGGGCTTTTTATTGGGAAAAACTTGTACAACCTTTTCACACAAACAACCGCTCATCGCTCTATACCGGCCACTCAACAAATAATTAGTTGTACACAGAACTTTTAATGTACAAGAAAAGTCGTAATACGAGACACTATATTGACATCACCCAGGCGATCGCTCCAGGAGCAACACATGCATGATCATCATTCGGAAAAAATTCGCCTGGAAGCAGTACAAGCCCTGGAATGGCTGAAAACCGCAGAGTCGGAAAACTTCGACCGGATCTGCCGCCTGGCCGCCGCCTATTTCAAAGTCCCTACGGTCCTGATTTCGCTGGTGGAGAAAGATCGCCAGTGGTTCAAGGCGCGAATCGGTTTTGACCGGGACGAAACCCCTATAGACCAGTCGTTCTGCGCTTACGCCATTTGCGAAGCCGAGGTGCTCCACGTTCAGGACGCTTCACGCGATCTGCGTTTTTGCGCCAACCCGCTGGTGACTGCGCCCGACGGTATCCGCTTCTACGCCGGAGCCCCGCTGCGCACCCGGTCGGGACACGCCATCGGCAGCCTGTGCATCATCGACAAAGAACCCAAGCAGCTCAGCGATGACGAGCGCCTGGTGTTGCAGGATCTGGCAGAGATGGTGATGGCGCAGATCGAACAACGGCAGCTCACCGACTGCCATGACCCGGTCAGTGGCCTGCCCAATCAGCGGCGGTTTTTTGCCGACCTCCATGATTTGGGCCTGCAAGCCGGTACGGAACAACGGGTATTGGTGCTGATCGATGCCCTCGATTCGCACCGACGCCATGAAATGGCTTTGGAGCTTGGGGCCGGTGCGCTGCAGTCGATCATGCTCGATATTGCCCTGCACCTGAAAAAAAGCCTGGTGGGTATCAGCTGTGCGTACCACGTCAATGATCGGCAGTTCTGCTTCATGTTGCCGGCCACGATGCCAGACTATGAGTTGTTCGTTCACCGACTGATCGACCGCTTGCGCTGCATGACGCAATCGGACAGCGCCCTGACCAGTCCTTCGCCGCGCGCCGGCATGGTGATCTTCGATCACGATGCGCAGTCCCACGCCGACCTGTTGCGCAAGGCCATGCACGCCGTGGAATCGGCCCGTCAGGCCAACACCTATTGGGGACTCTATGATGTCGCGCGGGACTGCGCGTGGCGTCGCGCGTTTGCGCTGGCCAGGGACGTCGACCGCGCGCTGACCACGGATCAGATGTACCTGATGTTCCAACCGCGTTTCAGCCTGCTGGACGGTCGTCGGATCAGCGCCGAAGCCTTGCTGCGCTGGAACCATCCGCAATTGGGCGCAGTGTCCCCGGCAGAGTTCATTCCGGTGCTCGAACGCAATGGCTTGATTCAGCGGGTTACGCATTGGGTGATTGATCAAACGCTGAGCACGATGGCGCTTTGGGACGATGTCGAATGCCGGGTTTCGATCAACCTCTCACCCAAGGATTTTGATGACCAGGACATCGGGGAAATTCTCAGGCTCGCCTGCAAGCGCTTCAACATCGAGCCGCATCGTCTGGAAATCGAAATCACCGAGGGCGAATGGATCCGGTCCAACCCGCATGTGATCCAGCAACTCAAGGGAATACGCGAGCTGGGCATGGACGTGGCGATCGATGATTTCGGCACCGGCTACAGCAACTTTGCCTACTTGCACGAAATCCCGGCCAACATAATCAAGCTCGACAGGTCGATTGTGACGGACCTGCCTGGCAGCCTGCGCAACCAGATCATCGCCCGCTCCATTCTGCAACTGGCCAGGGACCTGGGTTACCGCACCGTCGCCGAGGGCATCGAGGATTTCCAGTGCCTGGCGCTGATTTCCCACTATGGTTGCCACGAAGCCCAAGGCTATTTTCTGTCCCGGCCCCTTACGCAGATGCAGTTCATGGCACAAGGACAAAAGAGCCGTTGCTTGCTGCCCGTCCAGCTTCTGGAGAATGCGCCGCTGGAGCAGCGGATCCCGGGAGCCCTGTGCCAATCCGTCGAACCCGCGGAGGCGCCGCAGTTGGCGCTGCGCTGACTCAGTAGCCCTCGCCCGCCGCCAGTGCTCCACCGATGATCGCGATGCCGGAGCTGCTGCCCAGACGGGTCGCGCCGGCCTCGATCATCGCCACGGCGGTCGGGTAATC containing:
- a CDS encoding sensor domain-containing diguanylate cyclase, with the protein product MHDHHSEKIRLEAVQALEWLKTAESENFDRICRLAAAYFKVPTVLISLVEKDRQWFKARIGFDRDETPIDQSFCAYAICEAEVLHVQDASRDLRFCANPLVTAPDGIRFYAGAPLRTRSGHAIGSLCIIDKEPKQLSDDERLVLQDLAEMVMAQIEQRQLTDCHDPVSGLPNQRRFFADLHDLGLQAGTEQRVLVLIDALDSHRRHEMALELGAGALQSIMLDIALHLKKSLVGISCAYHVNDRQFCFMLPATMPDYELFVHRLIDRLRCMTQSDSALTSPSPRAGMVIFDHDAQSHADLLRKAMHAVESARQANTYWGLYDVARDCAWRRAFALARDVDRALTTDQMYLMFQPRFSLLDGRRISAEALLRWNHPQLGAVSPAEFIPVLERNGLIQRVTHWVIDQTLSTMALWDDVECRVSINLSPKDFDDQDIGEILRLACKRFNIEPHRLEIEITEGEWIRSNPHVIQQLKGIRELGMDVAIDDFGTGYSNFAYLHEIPANIIKLDRSIVTDLPGSLRNQIIARSILQLARDLGYRTVAEGIEDFQCLALISHYGCHEAQGYFLSRPLTQMQFMAQGQKSRCLLPVQLLENAPLEQRIPGALCQSVEPAEAPQLALR
- a CDS encoding NAD(P)H-quinone oxidoreductase → MTLPQTMTLIEITEPGGPEVLKPRDVPMPTVAAGEVLIRVHAAGVNRPDVLQRAGKYPMKPGMSLIPGLEVAGEVVAIGKGVSEFVLGDKVCALTNGGGYAQYCVAPASQTLPIPDGMDWIQAAAIPETFFTVWANLFEMGGASKGQRALIHGGTSGIGTTALMLCREFGVEAFATAGSEEKCEAIRKLGAKAINYRDQDFAQVIAEKTGGKGVNVILDIMGGSYFNNNVAALAMEGRLVMLGFLGGAHADGVDLLAIMAKRAIITGSLLRSRTREEKAAIAQGLYEYVWPVLSAGRCLPMIDRVYPFTDAAQAHARMEAGDHIGKIVLQMN